In Pantoea agglomerans, the genomic stretch CACGCGCGGGCCCTGCGCAATCAGCGCGCGCGCCGCCGCAATCGCCTCTTCTACGCTGGTCACGCTGCGCTCGCTGAGCATCTCCAGCTCCAGCAGATTCGGCGCGATAATGTCGCTGGCGGGCATGGCGTATTTACAGTGATACTCCGCCACGCCGGGCGCGACGATGCACCCTTTCTCAGGATGTCCCATCACCGGATCGCAAAAGAACCAGGCGTCCGGGTTGGCCGCTTTCACCATGCGCACGATCTCCAGGATCTGTTCGCCCTGCTCAGCCGAGCCCAGATAGCCGCTCAGCACCGCGTCGCAGGTTTTTAGCCGGTCAATATCGCTGATGCCTTTGACGATCTCCGTCAGGTGCGTCGCGGGCATTACCGTGCCCGTCCAGTGACCATACTGGGTGTGGTTAGAGAACTGTACGGTGTTGAGCGGCCAGACGTTGGCCCCCATGCGCCGCATCGG encodes the following:
- the pdxY gene encoding pyridoxal kinase PdxY; translated protein: MKNILAIQSHVVFGHAGNAAAEFPMRRMGANVWPLNTVQFSNHTQYGHWTGTVMPATHLTEIVKGISDIDRLKTCDAVLSGYLGSAEQGEQILEIVRMVKAANPDAWFFCDPVMGHPEKGCIVAPGVAEYHCKYAMPASDIIAPNLLELEMLSERSVTSVEEAIAAARALIAQGPRVVLVKHLARAGRRSDRFEMLLVTAEEAWHISRPLVDFGVRQPVGVGDLTSGLLLVNLLHGKDLKQALEHVTAAVYEVMLTTHAMGEYELQLVAAQDAIAQPTHHFAAEAL